One window of the Hemitrygon akajei chromosome 5, sHemAka1.3, whole genome shotgun sequence genome contains the following:
- the LOC140727361 gene encoding C-X-C chemokine receptor type 2-like — MFEKKMAAIKINLDDINIYDLFGNSTIPEYYNPDPGSSPCPQIIISSSLNVVLAIVYSLVCFLAVTGNLVVMIVILHNWHSTSSTDVYLFHLAMADLLFAISLPFWAVDATYGWVFGDAMCKVVSILQEVNFYSGILLLACISVDRYLAIVHSAQYHRQKRPFLIKLVCAVVWVLAVLLSLPILHKGKLVYYERVLCYELLEGESIAIWKNSTRFLRHIIGFLIPLDVMVFCYSITIHRLCQTKGFQKQKAMKVIIAVVLAFLVCWLPHNITVFVDTLMRSKLIAETCDRRKHITIGLNVTQCLGSLHSCVNPILYGFIGIKFRKNLVRLLANKGLVNPSDEFQFQRSFQSSVTGTTSTTI; from the exons ATGTTTGAAAAG AAAATGGCTGCCATTAAAATAAATCTTGATGACATCAATATCTATGATCTTTTTGGAAACTCTACCATCCCTGAATACTACAATCCTGATCCAGGATCGTCACCCTGTCCACAGATAATTATCAGTAGTTCTCTAAATGTTGTCTTGGCCATTGTCTACAGCCTGGTGTGTTTCCTCGCCGTGACAGGGAACCTGGTGGTGATGATTGTCATTCTTCACAATTGGCACTCTACATCCTCCACAGATGTCTACCTGTTCCATCTGGCCATGGCTGACCTGCTCTTTGCCATCTCTCTGCCCTTCTGGGCAGTGGATGCCACATATGGGTGGGTGTTTGGAGATGCCATGTGTAAGGTTGTCAGCATTCTCCAGGAAGTGAACTTTTACAGTGGCATCCTGTTGCTGGCCTGCATCAGTGTTGACCGTTACCTCGCCATCGTCCACTCTGCCCAGTACCACAGACAGAAGCGGCCATTCCTGATCAAACTGGTCTGTGCTGTCGTGTGGGTGCTGGCTGTTCTCCTGTCTTTACCCATCCTCCACAAGGGCAAGTTAGTCTACTATGAAAGAGTCCTGTGTTATGAGTTACTGGAGGGTGAATCCATCGCAATCTGGAAAAACAGCACCAGGTTCTTGCGTCACATCATTGGGTTTCTCATCCCACTGGAtgtcatggtcttctgctacagCATCACCATCCACAGACTGTGTCAGACAAAGGGTTTCCAGAAGCAGAAAGCCATGAAGGTCATTATCGCCGTGGTCCTCGCCTTCCTTGTTTGCTGGCTGCCCCACAATATCACCGTGTTTGTTGACACTCTGATGAGAAGCAAGCTCATCGCCGAGACTTGTGACAGGCGTAAACACATCACCATTGGTCTGAATGTGACCCAGTGTTTGGGATCCCTACACAGTTGTGTGAACCCAATCTTGTATGGCTTTATTGGGATAAAATTTCGGAAGAACCTGGTCAGACTCCTGGCTAATAAAGGACTTGTGAATCCAAGTGATGAATTTCAGTTTCAGAGGTCTTTCCAGTCCTCAGTCACTGGAACAACATCAACCACTATTTAA